The genome window ACAAACTTTTCATGTATGATTCAACTTTCCTGGTATTGGCATGCATGGTAGTTGCCTTTATAAGTTGTATCATCTGCTTTAACCCAGGTGCATGCTGGAAAGGAGAGAGAAGCTGTGCTAGATATGCTACCTTATTTGAGATTGGGATATGTTTCAGATGCTTCAGAGATGCAGTCTGTCCTATCTTCTCAGGGTCCAATATGCCCGGTAGGGTGAAATTATTCTCTTTACTTTCAATTCTACCATTTGATGCATAAATACCTTATGGAAATTAGTTTACCTCATTTCTAAGCAAGGCATGCTTGCTGTATAAGATGGTAATTACATTCTGCTTCCATTCATTGTTGTGAAGTACCACAAATCTTTGGATATggaacttttttcttttaagcTGTGCAGGATTCTCAAGTGAACATGGAGTTTTGAGGTTGAACACTGTTGTGTCTTGTTATAAGTTGGTTCTAAATGAGCACACTACTTTTATCTCCCTGACTATTTAAGCTTTACTTCTTTAAGGCTATGGACAGAAAACGTTACAAGATGGATTTGTAGTGGTTCACTTACTGGGGAATTTGTATATTTAGACTTTGCATGTGAACTCTCTCCTGTTTCCCCGTCTTCCCTGGAAAGTCAGCTAACTTGAGTTGACAATTCTTTTGAGGAAAAAGCAAGGAATTAAATGATACTAATGCAGATTTTGATTATTATCATAATACAAAAAGCTTAACTTGGTATATTAAAAGAAGTTACCATCAATAATAttaaaatgtgaattattcaaaatttaaaggatTTTTACTGAATATCATAGGTGAGTCCGTGTATGGAGCGTGCAGTTCTGGACCAACTTGTTGATTTTTTCAAAACAAGGCTGGCTGGTTACCCTACGACTCTCATTGAGGATGAGGCTTTGGTAATCCATCGGTAACTTGCATGATTTAGTCATTGTCTAGACATTTTCTGACTTCCCTGTGTGTCTTTTACTTTAGTTGGCAGATTACAATCTTGATCCCAAAAAGAGAGTCGCTACACAGCTTGTCAGATTGGAGAAGAGAATTTTGGATGCATGTTTACAAGCTACAGTTGACATGATACATGAGCTGCCAGATCATTCTGTATCTCCATGTCCAGCCCCTTATGCTCCAATTTTGAAATGATGGGTCTGACTCCAAGTGACTTTTTATTCTGTCCGTGTCTCCTTTTGTGTGGTCATCTTTTGTTAAAACAAGAAGAATCATTTCAGATAGTAGCACTTTTCACAAGAGCTTAATACAAGTTCTTGAGCCAGTTGGTTGACTATGAGGTCAGTaataataaatatttatttattactcATTTTGATTCTACAAGAAAGAAAACTTGATCAAAGATTGAGCTGTTATGTGAATTCCAAGTTTCTTTTTGAGATGGAATAGATGACATCAGATCATAGATATATTTTAAATTGATTTGCACGCTACTTCTTTCTGCTGAAATTTATGGAAATCCTACCACTAAACTGGCATTTACATGGAGGATACTGTTTATTGTGATGCAAGCAAAGAAGGCGAAAGTTTGCCGGATGATGCCCTTTTTCCTCCTTAGTGAATGTCTCCTCTATATATGCTTTTCTTTCCCTTAAAAttattgtttgaaaattttttttttccttttgttttttcctccTCTACTTTTGTTGGAATCTTAAATCTGCTTCCTTTTTTTCAGGTCAATTATTTGTATTGGTAGGTTCGGTTATAATTGGAGAGCATCATCTTGGTTTTGGAATCATAGATTTGGAAATGGATAGGTAGACTAGATAACAGTGCCTCATGAGTCATGACAAGCGCGGATGATGTTGCTAGGGAAGTAAGGGACTCTGTGCTAGGGAATCTGCCATTATAACAGGAGCCAGCTCAATTTAGAAGCCCTGCATTTAGTTTGTGCTGGACATTGCGTTCCTTGCTCTTCACATTACGCCTTACACGAGGTGTGCTGCTGTGAGAATGCAGGTTAAACGCTGTTAAAAGATCTTTGTATAACAGTACCGCGCCATGTAAATGCTAGTAGTAACTTCGATGAGAGTTGACCTTCTTGTTTCAATTGAAACTAAAATTTTTGACTCGGTTATTCCTACTTGTGATTACTAGCAATGCAGACGGCCCAATTTGCGCGCCTCATCTGACCTTTGCATGTCGTCTGGACAATGGTACTTCTACCAAAATTGAGAGACGCAGGAAGCAGTTTAAACTCTGCCAAAATGAATCAATAGCACCATCATTATCCGTCTTCTATCAAACAATCAAATCCAGAGAGCACCCAACACCTCCAGGCAGAACTAAAACAATGGCAGGCTGGAGAAGTTGGGAAAGTTGAAAAGACTTAATAACAAAAGAGCTAAAAGGAAAATGTACAGGCGAAACCGTGATTGACTTGAGCTCCTAGCTTTATGGTTATGTTCTGTATCGGACCAGGACTGGGTGAAAATCCCAAGTAAAGTTAATAATGTGAATTACATGTTTCACTTTCAGCACGAGGACGATGGAGATATACATCACTCACAGGCTCAGTCTAGTTCCACAGATTCGTACAAGGGGATTAGTTGCGGACCATCTGGTCCTATATCAAGCTGTTCAGAAGCACTATTTACGTCGGTCGAGTCTTCACATCTAcgctacttttgaactaatcTATACTAAAAGACAACATATAACCGGCCACTTCTGCATATTTGAAAGGCAATATAATTATTAGACGGTTACCGGGTTCAATGAGTTGAAGATAGTCATGCCGACAACATACAGGTATATATCAGAACTCATACGTGCGTGTGCGTTTTAGGTAGAGAAAATCTAGAGCAAATAAATTATTTCGAATGGTATTGCGGTTACTCCCaagttaaatttgaaaaatcttgGCACTAGGCACTAGTTTGTATAAATATTCGGAACGTAACAGAAATTCACAAAAGAGAACAGCACATTTTCATTTTGGCTGTCAATTCGGTACTTCATTGAAGACGCAGGAAGGTGGTTTCATTTTTCCAGGGAAAGAAAGATAGATGCGcgagtataaattttttttgggaaaaaagaagaagaagaagaaggtttCCGGCCATCTTCGAAGAAGTAATTAAGAATTGTTCTCGTGTCTTTATGTCGCTTACTAGCATCATGATTTCAATTTCCGTCTATGGAGACAGTACAACCAGAAATTAACATATTCAtcatgtgataaattctttccCGTTTTAGCACCAGTCATTCGTATCCAATATTTTCAACACCACAATTATGCTCAATCCTCATTTAAAAAACAACTGTGCGCTTCGTGGTTAATCTTTTCTGATAAATAGCAAGGATTACTTTATTGATCTTAAAGAAATGTTGCACCAATGGTAAACCATTACGCGCACCAGATCTAGCACGtggaagaaatttctttttGTGGATCAACTTTGCAGATATAACGAAGATGGGAGATTTCGTTatgatcacaaaaaaaaaaaaaaaaaaaaaaaaaggagtgaaTGAGCCTAAGACCTTATTTTGGTAACCCAATTTAACACTTAAACTTGatagattcagatcttaacatattcaaatgccatttgataactaaaaattgaacatctgaattaattaagtaacactgaattttctaagcAAAACTTATTctcaaaaataagtgataaactattcacttatcattgaaTGTAATATACGTCAAATGTATtggatttaatatttaacaattcaataatttaatagtttcaaatttcagatcttagttttatcaaacgcaccataagttgacttattttaaactttttattcattttctatgcATCTccaattatcaaaaaaaaaaaaaacattatggTTAGTGTCTCAATGATTAAACGACATCCCATATTAAAATGATCGTCTTCTATTATTTGGTATCAGATGAAACCACGTAGTGAATTATAAGACTCAAgttgcgtttgataaaactaaaattcaaaatttgaaatcttaAATCTTAAATCTAAAGTCTTAATCCATTAaaatattgaattgttaaatattaaatatgatacatttgaatatatattatattaaataaTAAGTGAATAATTTGTCGCTTATTTTTATAAGCAAGTTTTAACTAAGAAATGCTAATTCagatgttctttttttttattatcaaatgcatctgaatatgttaagatttaaatctattaaatttaagtactaaATTGGATTAtcagagaatttttttttttgagggtatATTATCAAATAGGGTTATCAAAAGATTAAATAAAAGtagaaaaagatttttttttttcttttttgtttgcatGGGGGGTAAAAAAATAAGCAAGTAAATTTAGCAGCGAAAATACATCCCGAATCACAGGGTCAACCGGTTTGCGCTTAAAACAACTCCCAACAGTTATGGCGCCAGCGGGAATCGTTTATTCACTTTATTGTCGCTGTCCACTACAGTCAGACAGAGACTGACCACATCAAAAAAAATTGGCCTTTGGGGCCGAGGGATTATCAGACCATCCACGCGGCTTTCATCTGGATAAGCGGCTGCGTACGGAGACAGAAAGGTCAGAGCAATATAAGCTCGTCCAATGAAATCATTTCTTTCTAAATTCTATACACTCAGCATTTTATTTATCCAATGAACACAATGCACTATGAGTAATGAAGAACTACAGGGTGTGTCTGGATAATCCATATATATACCGTGTAAGAAGTGatagacacacacacatatatatatatatatatataataaaaatattatatgtgTAAGCGATAGACACATATACAGTGTCCATTTGAGCGATATTTGAATTTCAGGTCATAGtactttatataaattatattgcTTAAagtagaaatatatatatatgtgtgtgtgtgcgtgacTTGAAACGACTTTTAAAAACATGATACGatagatacaaatatgaaaaattagGAGGTAGGTAATCTTTTAGTTCATATTTGTTGTACAAAGTCATTATATATTTTGCATATATCATAAATACAGTTTTCAAGTATCTTCTTATCTTTTTTAAATCACATTTTTCATCTCATAttgtattaaataaaaatattacaatattattttaaataattttacttgcattataaataaatgtttcaataacttttattttttatcatatGTTCATCTCCACGCATGTATTACGTCACAAAAAGTGTATCAAGTAAATATTATTCAATAATCTTCCATCTGTACCGTCTCATTGTACCTTTaccggggaaaaaaaaaagaaggcgtACTATAGCTTATTCTCACGTAGAAGGCGGACAAGTGTCATCCATCAGCAAATCAAAAAGCCAAATGTTGCCGGTTCTTCTCACTACTCTGATTGGAGCGTAGGTTTAATCAAGTGTTGGGACAcagggaaaaataaaaaggaaagtgTGGGGGGGCCACGCGTCGAGTTGCTAGAAGTAGAACCCTCCCACCAAAAAGAGCATTTATTTTCCACTTTGCTTCCATCAAGAAGTGTAAACGTGTCCTGTCTTTTCCCGCAGTGTCGGGTACGTGGCCCCTGCCCCATTGGCCCTAGCGGGTGCGGCCAATGGCAGCCATGGATTTCGTTAGATACGCTGCTTTAATCAGGGACCCACCTGATCTGTATTCTCCAATCACATCTCCTCACTCTTTGATTGTTGCCCTAGACACGTGGTGCTACCTTACCCGGCGACTACTTCCCACTGTTCGGTAACCCCTCTTCTGACCATTATGCCATTATCGGCCTTAGCCAGTAGTAGCGGACTAAGAGTAGGCCTCCGGGGGAACGAAGTACTAACTAAAATGTTTACGCTGCCAAGATTCTAgctggagagagagagaaagagagatatATATTGAGGGACACGCGTCAGGAGATGGACATCGGAAAAGGATGGCCCCGTGCTGCACATGACAATACCATTATCAACCGGATCATGCTGAGATTCCGGCCCATCGCCCCGAAACCGGTCTCGGCCGGAGCAGCTTCGGACTCTGCATCGGCTGCAAGCAAGACGGGGCCGGTTACCAAAAGACGAGCTAAGAGGAAGTACGTTCGAGTTAAGAAGAATAACAAGTGCAAGTCGTCTTCAAACAACTACAAGGAGGAGCAGGTGGTGGAAGAGGTGGAGAAACAAAAAGATCTCATCCGGTTTGATGTAAGCTTACAGCTACAGACCCCTCTGCCCATCATCTGCGGGACCAAGGTCTCTCCCGATATAGGCTCCTCCAATTCCAATAATGGTAGCTTCCTGCTTGAGCAGCGCCAGCCCATACTCATGAATTTCGATAATCGCGGTATCTTCAACCTGTGTTTGGCAGATCAGTCAGATCGAAGGGCGGCAGCGGCGGCGGTAAGGGTAGTGGAGTCGTGGGTGGTGGTGGACGGCGCGGCCGAGGCGTTACCGGACGCAGGAGGATTGGGGAGTACGGACAGGGAGAAGATGGCGAATCTGGAGTTGGATACATGTCCCGGACTAATCTCCGATGCTATGTATAGGGTGCAGTGGGTTAATCTCGCTTACAAGAGAATGGTGGATCCCGATCGCGGTGGCCGGGAGGGGGCCGTCGGAGAACCGCCGCCGGCTGAGGTGGTGGTTCGGTTGGTGTTGAAGCAAAACATACCAGCGGAGTGGCCAATGTTTGCATGCACGGTGAGGGTGGTGTACACGTGGCGTAAAGAGAAGTTAACGAGGACAATGCCGTGTGATGTGTGGAAGATGGATTTTGGAGGATTTGCATGGAGGCTTGATGCTGCGGCTGCCCTTAGTTTGGGCCGTTGAAACTTTGAAGACAAGCCTCGTTTCAAAGTTCCCAACTTCCAAACCCCccatgaaatgaaaagcttcttcaagttAAAAGCTTTTCTCTTCTCAGGTATTAAATAATATGCAGACTCGTTTAAACAACAACAACTCGCCTGCAAAAGACCTAATCCCTAAACCCCAAACTATATGGTGGCTTCTTATAACTCTTCTTCTGATCATGTGGATAAATTCCAGCAGTTTCAATTTGCCGCTAGTATTATATATGCTGTAAATTATTAACTATATATGTCTGAAAATGTGTGCTCAAGCTCAAAATTAAAACTCttcaagagagaagaaaaaaaaaattgaaaagtcaGGTTGAAGAAACTGCTTTCTTTTTAtccctccatttttttttttttttttttttggataaaacgTCACGAGGTTTTGACCTTGAAAGGTACTTCTTGTTGGATTAACCATCGAGAGTTAAGAGAATTATACTCACCCTAAAACGAAGACAAAGAAAATAatgatgataataataataatgtcacTAAATTAGCAAAGAGTTGTTATTTGCCTGCTTTCATGATTTGCTTCTTTTCTCACATGACATACCCAAGATTGATAAGT of Coffea arabica cultivar ET-39 chromosome 5c, Coffea Arabica ET-39 HiFi, whole genome shotgun sequence contains these proteins:
- the LOC113722921 gene encoding uncharacterized protein, producing the protein MDIGKGWPRAAHDNTIINRIMLRFRPIAPKPVSAGAASDSASAASKTGPVTKRRAKRKYVRVKKNNKCKSSSNNYKEEQVVEEVEKQKDLIRFDVSLQLQTPLPIICGTKVSPDIGSSNSNNGSFLLEQRQPILMNFDNRGIFNLCLADQSDRRAAAAAVRVVESWVVVDGAAEALPDAGGLGSTDREKMANLELDTCPGLISDAMYRVQWVNLAYKRMVDPDRGGREGAVGEPPPAEVVVRLVLKQNIPAEWPMFACTVRVVYTWRKEKLTRTMPCDVWKMDFGGFAWRLDAAAALSLGR